One genomic segment of [Pasteurella] aerogenes includes these proteins:
- the rne gene encoding ribonuclease E gives MKRMLINATQKEELRVALVDGQRLFDLDIESPGHEQKKANIYKGRITRVEPSLEAAFVDYGAERHGFLPLKEIAREYFPADYVYQGRPNIRDILTEGQEVIVQVNKEERGNKGAALTTFVSLAGSYLVIMPNNPRAGGISRRIEGDERLELKDALSSLDVPDGVGLIVRTAGVGKSPEELQWDLKVLLHHWEAIKQASESRPAPFLIHQESDVIVRAIRDYLRRDIGEILIDSPKVYEKAKAHIKLVRPDFINRVKLYQGEVPLFSHYQIESQIESAFQREVRLPSGGSIVIDVTEALTAIDINSARSTRGGDIEETALNTNLEAADEIARQLRLRDLGGLIVIDFIDMTPVRHQREVENRIRDAVRQDRARIQISRISRFGLLEMSRQRLSPSLGESSHHVCPRCQGTGKIRDNESLSLSILRLLEEEAIKENTKQVHTIVPVQIASYLLNEKRRAISNIEKRHNVDIIVAPNEAMETPHFSVFRVRDGEEVNELSYNLAKLHESEDECAPEETLVSRNTEVAAVTTESVLENAAVSMAIETPAPMPTERKAPEKPSLFARILAKIKSFFAEEEKAEEDKNKSSRPNRNNRQRRNQERRPSRRSRNENADNIKADSNERGHDRNERANDRREVNTEKTELRSSRQNERNNKRNKKANVIDEQMLDETSVPNVIEEVVEVPTAQRRQRRDLRKKVRVGDENQSNENPSTQETVTAKVAAEAEITQTTAATQSVATESIVPNNLNQFAAVENPSDEGEEKRRDNNRQRRLPRHLRVNNQRNKRRNQSEVKSPMPLFAAVASPELASGKVWIDTSALANEAKNANFLSVDELLEQQGQSAEPSVVLPATDLIVKDVKSESKPFANFITQPANDSVEKKVRESLERLNADENVIVVAKETLSVPLVESATAIIADTPATEVPESRASNAEISVDKPVAETVVFTTQNAPKIDRTYTFNGRLGTISAVEHTKAEMTLAKASEQINPPFAIVEWTESRYYFHGKGAAGHHCAISHVYSAPTKTE, from the coding sequence ATGAAAAGAATGTTAATTAATGCGACTCAAAAAGAAGAGTTGCGTGTTGCGTTGGTCGATGGTCAGCGTTTATTTGACTTGGATATTGAATCTCCGGGACATGAGCAGAAAAAAGCCAATATTTATAAAGGTCGCATTACTCGCGTTGAACCGAGTTTGGAAGCGGCGTTTGTAGATTATGGAGCGGAAAGACACGGTTTTTTACCGTTGAAAGAAATCGCTCGTGAATATTTTCCGGCAGATTATGTGTATCAAGGTCGTCCAAATATTCGTGACATTTTGACCGAAGGTCAAGAAGTCATTGTACAAGTCAACAAAGAAGAACGCGGCAACAAAGGTGCGGCGTTAACCACTTTCGTCTCCTTGGCGGGAAGCTATTTGGTGATTATGCCGAATAATCCACGCGCCGGCGGGATTTCTCGTCGTATCGAGGGGGACGAACGTTTAGAGTTAAAAGATGCGTTAAGTTCTTTAGATGTTCCCGATGGCGTCGGTTTAATCGTGCGTACTGCCGGTGTAGGCAAATCGCCGGAAGAATTACAATGGGACTTAAAAGTATTGTTGCATCATTGGGAAGCAATCAAACAGGCTTCTGAAAGTCGCCCGGCGCCATTTTTGATTCACCAAGAAAGTGATGTGATCGTACGCGCTATTCGCGATTATTTGCGTCGTGATATCGGTGAAATTCTGATTGATAGCCCGAAAGTGTATGAAAAAGCCAAAGCACATATTAAATTAGTACGTCCGGATTTTATTAATCGGGTGAAATTGTATCAAGGCGAAGTGCCACTATTCAGCCATTATCAAATCGAATCGCAAATTGAATCGGCGTTCCAACGAGAAGTTCGTTTACCGTCCGGCGGTTCAATTGTGATTGATGTGACCGAAGCCTTAACCGCCATTGATATTAACTCCGCGCGTTCTACCCGCGGTGGAGATATTGAAGAAACCGCGCTTAACACCAACCTTGAAGCAGCAGATGAAATTGCGCGTCAATTACGTTTGCGCGACTTAGGCGGATTGATTGTCATCGACTTTATCGACATGACCCCAGTACGCCACCAACGAGAAGTGGAAAACCGTATTCGCGATGCGGTGCGCCAAGATCGCGCCCGTATTCAAATCAGCCGCATTTCCCGTTTCGGGTTATTGGAAATGTCTCGCCAACGCTTAAGCCCGTCTTTAGGCGAATCTTCTCACCACGTTTGTCCGCGCTGTCAAGGAACGGGAAAAATTCGTGATAACGAGTCTTTATCCTTATCTATTCTGCGTTTATTGGAAGAAGAAGCGATTAAAGAAAATACCAAACAAGTACATACTATTGTGCCGGTACAAATCGCCTCTTATTTGTTAAACGAAAAACGTCGTGCAATCAGTAACATTGAAAAACGCCATAACGTAGATATTATCGTCGCGCCAAATGAAGCGATGGAAACGCCGCACTTTAGTGTATTCCGCGTGCGTGATGGCGAAGAAGTTAACGAATTAAGTTACAATCTTGCCAAATTGCATGAATCGGAAGATGAATGCGCGCCAGAAGAAACATTAGTTTCACGTAATACCGAAGTCGCCGCTGTGACCACGGAAAGCGTATTAGAAAATGCTGCGGTATCAATGGCAATTGAAACACCAGCGCCAATGCCAACAGAACGCAAAGCGCCGGAAAAACCGTCTTTATTCGCGCGTATTTTGGCGAAAATTAAATCGTTCTTTGCTGAAGAAGAAAAAGCGGAAGAAGACAAAAACAAATCTTCTCGTCCAAACCGCAATAATCGTCAGCGGCGCAACCAAGAACGCCGACCATCTCGTCGGTCGCGCAATGAAAATGCCGACAACATCAAAGCTGATAGCAATGAGCGTGGTCATGATCGCAATGAACGTGCTAATGACCGCCGAGAAGTGAATACAGAAAAAACCGAGCTTCGCTCTTCTCGTCAAAATGAGCGTAATAACAAACGCAATAAAAAAGCGAATGTTATCGATGAACAAATGCTCGACGAAACCTCCGTGCCGAATGTGATTGAGGAAGTGGTTGAAGTACCTACAGCACAACGTCGTCAACGTCGCGATTTGCGCAAAAAAGTGCGTGTTGGAGATGAAAACCAAAGCAATGAAAATCCGTCAACACAGGAAACTGTGACCGCAAAAGTCGCGGCTGAAGCAGAGATTACGCAAACCACTGCTGCAACGCAGAGTGTTGCGACGGAAAGTATTGTGCCAAATAATCTTAACCAATTTGCCGCGGTAGAAAATCCATCCGACGAAGGTGAAGAAAAACGTCGCGATAATAATCGCCAACGCCGACTTCCACGTCATTTACGCGTGAACAATCAACGCAATAAACGTCGCAATCAGTCGGAAGTAAAATCGCCAATGCCATTATTCGCCGCAGTTGCGTCACCGGAACTTGCTAGCGGTAAAGTATGGATTGATACTTCGGCGCTAGCAAATGAAGCCAAAAATGCCAATTTCTTATCCGTGGATGAATTATTGGAGCAACAAGGTCAATCGGCAGAACCGTCTGTCGTCTTGCCGGCAACCGATCTGATTGTAAAAGATGTGAAAAGCGAATCCAAACCTTTCGCCAACTTTATCACCCAACCGGCAAATGATTCGGTGGAGAAAAAAGTGCGTGAGTCGTTGGAACGCTTAAATGCGGATGAAAATGTCATTGTCGTGGCGAAAGAAACCCTATCGGTACCACTTGTTGAAAGCGCTACAGCAATTATCGCCGATACACCAGCAACTGAAGTGCCGGAATCCCGTGCGTCGAATGCGGAAATATCAGTGGATAAGCCGGTTGCTGAAACTGTTGTGTTCACCACACAAAATGCACCAAAAATTGACCGCACTTATACGTTCAACGGGCGTTTAGGAACCATTTCGGCAGTCGAGCATACGAAAGCGGAAATGACGCTGGCGAAAGCCTCAGAGCAAATTAATCCGCCATTTGCGATCGTAGAATGGACAGAGTCGCGTTACTACTTCCATGGTAAAGGCGCGGCAGGACATCACTGCGCGATTAGCCATGTGTATTCTGCGCCAACTAAAACCGAGTAA
- the purL gene encoding phosphoribosylformylglycinamidine synthase → MLQVVRGAPAFSKFRLNQLMKHLNNQGCSIKSINAEYLHFAFLSAPLTELESDQLIDLLHYGPNFEGHSINGERYIVIPRIGTISSWSSKATDIIHNCGLDKVDRIERGIAYYVEYEQPMFYGEEDMVKAALYDKMMETVITEPADAYQLFEQQAPKQFNTVDILQGGKIELELANVNLGLALADDEIDYLMENFTALGRNPTDVELYMFAQANSEHCRHKIFNADWIIDGQKQDKSLFKMIKNTFEKTPEYVLSAYKDNAAVMEGSKVGRFFPDSDGQYRYHNEDTHILMKVETHNHPTAISPFPGAATGSGGEIRDEGATGRGAKPKAALVGFSVSNLCIPDFQQPWENPLSKPRRIASALEIMTEGPLGSAAFNNEFGRPALLGYFRTYEENVNSFAGEEVRGYHKPIMLAGGLGNIRAEHVQKGEIPVGAHLIVLGGPAMNIGLGGGAASSMASGKSKEDLDFASVQRDNPEMERRCQEVIDRCWQLGDENPILFIHDVGAGGLSNAMPELVHDGGRGGRFKLREIPSDERSMSPLEIWCNESQERYVLAVSQEGLAKFKQICRRERAPFAVIGVATEEEHLSLYDIYYDNKPIDVPMNVLLGKTPKMLRDVQSKSVNNPPLKQDEINLKEALQRVLRLPVVAEKTFLITIGDRSVTGMVARDQMIGPWQIPVSDCAVTTASLDSYYGEAMSMGERAPVALLDFAASARLAVAESITNIAATDIGDIKRIKLSANWMSAAGHEGEDAGLYAAVKAVGEELCPALGLTIPVGKDSMSMKTAWLNEFGEKESVTAPLSLVISAFARVEDVRKTVTPQLRTDKGRSRLLLIDLGEGQNRLGATALAQVYKQLGDKPADVVNAETLKNFFNAMQVLVQQQKLLAYHDRSDGGLIVTLAEMAFAGHCGVSVDISALGDEDLNVLFNEELGAVIQVNDSVLNDVRDILAQHNLIHLTKELGEVVEGDLFEITRSTKVLLQEKRSELRGIWAELTHKMQSLRDNSECADQEFASKKAPEDKGLSVHLTYDVNQDVAAPYIAKGAKPRIAILREQGVNSHYEMAAAFDRAGFEAIDVHMSDLHHRRRHLQEFNALVACGGFSYGDVLGAGGGWAKSILFNTALREQFEQFFQREDTLALGVCNGCQMLSHLAPIIPGAEAWPRFVRNKSERFEARVAMVKINQTNSLWFDGMAGSHMPIAVSHGEGRVEFNDEQQLDLLRAQNLIAAQYIDSQLQPTECYPANPNGSIDGITALTNQNGRVAIMMPHPERVFRAVSNSWYPEDWSEDGAWMRLFRNARVALK, encoded by the coding sequence ATGTTGCAGGTTGTACGCGGAGCTCCCGCATTTTCTAAATTTCGTTTAAATCAATTAATGAAGCACCTAAATAATCAAGGTTGCTCAATTAAATCTATTAATGCCGAGTATTTGCATTTTGCATTTTTGTCCGCACCGTTAACGGAGTTGGAATCCGATCAGTTAATCGATTTGTTGCATTATGGTCCGAATTTTGAGGGACATAGCATTAACGGTGAGCGGTATATTGTCATTCCGCGTATCGGGACGATTTCTTCTTGGTCGTCAAAAGCGACAGATATTATTCATAATTGCGGACTGGATAAAGTGGATCGCATTGAACGCGGTATTGCTTATTATGTTGAATATGAACAACCGATGTTTTATGGTGAAGAAGATATGGTTAAGGCGGCGCTTTATGACAAAATGATGGAAACTGTCATTACAGAGCCGGCAGATGCTTATCAATTGTTTGAACAACAAGCGCCGAAGCAGTTTAATACCGTGGATATTTTACAAGGCGGAAAAATTGAGCTTGAATTAGCTAACGTGAATTTGGGCTTGGCGTTAGCCGATGATGAAATTGATTATTTAATGGAAAATTTCACCGCACTTGGACGCAATCCGACGGATGTGGAGCTGTATATGTTTGCACAGGCGAATTCGGAACATTGTCGTCATAAAATTTTTAATGCCGATTGGATTATTGATGGGCAAAAACAAGATAAATCCTTGTTTAAGATGATCAAAAATACCTTTGAAAAAACGCCAGAATATGTGCTTTCTGCTTATAAAGATAATGCGGCGGTGATGGAAGGCTCTAAAGTTGGACGTTTTTTCCCGGATAGCGACGGACAATATCGTTATCACAACGAAGATACACATATTTTGATGAAAGTGGAAACCCATAATCACCCAACCGCAATTTCTCCATTCCCTGGGGCGGCGACCGGTTCTGGTGGTGAAATTCGTGATGAGGGAGCAACCGGACGTGGCGCTAAGCCAAAAGCGGCGTTAGTCGGTTTTTCTGTTTCAAATCTTTGTATTCCTGATTTTCAACAACCTTGGGAAAATCCATTATCCAAACCGCGTCGTATTGCTTCTGCTTTAGAGATCATGACTGAAGGTCCGCTAGGAAGTGCGGCGTTTAATAATGAATTTGGACGTCCGGCATTGTTGGGCTATTTCCGTACTTATGAGGAAAACGTCAACAGTTTTGCAGGCGAGGAAGTGCGCGGTTATCATAAACCGATCATGTTGGCAGGCGGTCTTGGTAATATTCGCGCTGAACACGTACAAAAAGGCGAAATTCCTGTTGGGGCACATTTGATTGTGTTGGGTGGTCCGGCAATGAATATTGGTTTGGGGGGTGGCGCAGCATCTTCCATGGCTTCCGGTAAATCAAAAGAAGATTTGGATTTTGCTTCTGTACAACGTGATAATCCGGAAATGGAACGCCGTTGTCAGGAAGTTATTGACCGTTGTTGGCAGTTGGGAGATGAGAACCCGATTTTATTTATCCATGATGTGGGTGCCGGTGGTTTATCCAATGCGATGCCGGAATTGGTGCATGATGGTGGTCGTGGTGGTCGCTTTAAATTGCGTGAAATTCCAAGCGATGAACGCAGTATGTCACCGTTGGAGATTTGGTGTAACGAATCGCAAGAACGTTATGTATTAGCGGTATCACAGGAAGGACTGGCGAAATTTAAGCAAATTTGTCGTCGTGAACGCGCGCCATTTGCGGTTATTGGCGTGGCAACAGAAGAAGAACATTTAAGCCTATACGATATTTATTATGACAATAAACCGATTGACGTGCCGATGAATGTATTATTAGGCAAAACGCCGAAAATGCTACGTGATGTGCAATCGAAAAGCGTAAATAATCCGCCGTTAAAACAAGATGAGATTAATTTAAAAGAAGCCTTGCAGCGTGTGTTGCGTTTGCCGGTAGTAGCGGAAAAAACCTTCTTGATTACTATTGGCGATCGTTCAGTAACCGGTATGGTTGCACGCGATCAAATGATTGGACCTTGGCAAATTCCAGTGTCTGATTGCGCAGTCACCACAGCCAGTCTCGACAGCTATTATGGCGAAGCCATGTCCATGGGTGAACGCGCGCCGGTGGCGTTATTGGATTTTGCCGCATCAGCACGTTTAGCAGTCGCAGAAAGTATTACCAATATTGCTGCAACGGATATTGGTGATATTAAACGTATCAAATTATCGGCAAACTGGATGTCAGCGGCAGGACATGAAGGCGAAGATGCCGGATTATATGCCGCGGTAAAAGCGGTGGGCGAAGAGCTTTGTCCGGCATTGGGCTTGACCATTCCAGTGGGCAAAGATTCTATGTCGATGAAAACCGCTTGGTTAAATGAATTTGGTGAAAAAGAAAGCGTCACCGCACCGTTATCTTTGGTGATCAGCGCTTTTGCTCGCGTGGAAGATGTGCGTAAAACTGTTACGCCACAATTAAGAACCGATAAAGGGCGCTCTCGTTTATTGTTAATTGACTTAGGCGAAGGGCAAAATCGTTTGGGGGCAACCGCGTTGGCGCAAGTGTATAAACAATTGGGTGATAAACCGGCGGATGTGGTCAATGCAGAGACCTTGAAAAATTTCTTCAATGCAATGCAAGTCCTTGTACAACAACAAAAATTGTTGGCATACCACGATCGTTCTGATGGTGGTTTAATCGTGACATTAGCGGAAATGGCATTTGCCGGACATTGTGGTGTTTCTGTAGATATTAGTGCGTTGGGTGATGAGGATTTAAATGTCTTGTTCAACGAAGAATTGGGCGCGGTTATCCAAGTCAATGACAGCGTATTAAATGACGTGCGCGATATTTTAGCTCAACATAATCTCATTCATTTAACCAAAGAATTGGGTGAAGTTGTGGAAGGGGATTTGTTTGAAATTACCCGCAGCACCAAAGTGTTATTGCAAGAAAAACGTTCCGAATTACGTGGTATTTGGGCAGAATTAACCCACAAAATGCAAAGTTTGCGCGATAATTCTGAATGTGCGGATCAAGAGTTTGCCAGCAAAAAAGCACCGGAAGACAAAGGACTTTCAGTGCATTTGACTTATGATGTCAACCAAGATGTTGCCGCACCTTATATTGCTAAAGGCGCTAAACCGCGCATTGCTATTTTGCGTGAGCAAGGAGTGAATAGCCACTATGAAATGGCGGCAGCATTTGATCGCGCCGGCTTTGAAGCTATTGATGTTCACATGAGCGATTTACATCATCGTCGTCGTCATTTGCAAGAGTTTAATGCTTTGGTCGCTTGTGGCGGTTTCTCTTATGGTGACGTATTGGGCGCTGGTGGTGGTTGGGCAAAATCGATCCTATTTAATACCGCACTTCGTGAGCAGTTTGAACAATTCTTCCAACGGGAAGATACACTGGCGTTAGGTGTATGTAATGGTTGTCAAATGTTGTCACATTTAGCACCGATCATTCCGGGAGCGGAGGCTTGGCCACGTTTTGTGCGCAATAAATCCGAACGTTTTGAGGCGCGGGTGGCGATGGTGAAAATCAACCAAACCAATTCCTTATGGTTTGATGGAATGGCGGGTTCGCATATGCCGATTGCGGTATCACATGGTGAAGGTCGTGTAGAGTTTAATGATGAACAACAATTGGATTTATTACGTGCGCAAAATCTGATTGCTGCACAATATATTGATAGCCAATTGCAACCAACGGAATGTTATCCGGCGAATCCGAATGGTTCGATCGATGGAATTACCGCGTTAACCAACCAAAATGGACGTGTAGCGATTATGATGCCACATCCGGAACGGGTTTTCCGTGCAGTGAGTAACTCTTGGTATCCGGAAGATTGGAGCGAAGACGGTGCTTGGATGCGTTTATTCCGCAACGCGCGTGTGGCGTTAAAATAA
- the rluC gene encoding ribosomal large subunit pseudouridine synthase C, whose product MTTDNSEKIINPSVKMLTISEDESGQRIDNYLLSKLKGVPKSLIYRIVRKGEVRVNKGRIKPEYKLQQGDIVRIPPVRVSDKAQPVISKKLNKVAQLEQQIIFEDDCLLVLNKPSGIAVHGGSGLDFGVIEALRALRPDARFLELVHRLDRDTSGILLVAKKRSALRNLHEQLREKTVQKDYLALVRGQWQSHCKVVKAPLLKNELAGGERIVRVNEQGKPSETHFSVEERYANATLIKASPVTGRTHQIRVHTQYAGHPIALDDKYGDQDFDQQMAALGLNRLFLHAFSIRFEHPKSKETLRLNAPLDEQMKGILKILRESK is encoded by the coding sequence ATGACAACCGACAATTCAGAAAAAATTATTAATCCTTCGGTCAAAATGCTCACGATCAGTGAAGATGAAAGCGGTCAGCGCATTGATAACTATTTGTTAAGTAAACTAAAAGGTGTGCCGAAAAGTTTAATTTATCGCATTGTGCGTAAAGGCGAAGTGCGGGTAAATAAAGGTCGCATCAAGCCGGAATACAAATTGCAGCAAGGCGATATTGTCCGTATTCCGCCGGTGCGCGTATCGGATAAAGCGCAACCTGTCATCTCGAAAAAATTAAATAAAGTCGCGCAACTGGAACAACAGATTATTTTTGAAGACGATTGTCTGTTAGTGTTAAATAAACCCTCAGGCATTGCAGTGCATGGTGGTAGCGGTTTGGATTTTGGCGTGATCGAAGCCTTACGTGCGTTACGTCCTGATGCCCGTTTTTTAGAGTTGGTACATCGTCTTGACCGTGACACCTCTGGTATTTTGTTAGTGGCAAAAAAACGTTCCGCTTTGCGCAATTTACACGAACAATTGCGCGAAAAAACCGTACAAAAAGATTATCTTGCCTTGGTCAGAGGGCAGTGGCAATCCCATTGCAAAGTGGTCAAAGCGCCACTTTTGAAAAACGAATTAGCAGGCGGGGAACGTATTGTCCGAGTCAATGAGCAAGGCAAACCATCAGAAACGCATTTTTCCGTGGAAGAACGCTATGCCAATGCAACATTAATTAAAGCAAGCCCAGTAACAGGTAGAACCCACCAAATTCGTGTTCATACGCAATACGCTGGTCACCCGATTGCTTTAGATGACAAATATGGCGATCAGGATTTTGATCAACAGATGGCGGCACTTGGCTTAAATCGCCTGTTTTTACACGCTTTCTCTATCCGCTTTGAACACCCAAAAAGTAAAGAAACTCTACGTCTAAACGCCCCATTGGACGAACAAATGAAAGGAATATTGAAAATATTGCGGGAAAGTAAATAG